One genomic window of Polyangium aurulentum includes the following:
- a CDS encoding aminotransferase class I/II-fold pyridoxal phosphate-dependent enzyme gives MARPPFTRRTAWDRTENPLSALIAVARAQGRDLVDLTESNPTRCHIADTAPLVSLLGHARGASYAPLPLGHPAAREAVAAAFRERGLMACADRVVLSASTSEAYGWLFKLLCERGDRVLVPSPSYPLFDFLARLEDVELVPYPLVAEEGWRIDLGAVERAADEAEGRARAIVLVHPNNPTGTFVRRAESQALEAIAAARGMALIVDEVFAEFPHGALPPDRLSSFAGEREALTFVLGGLSKSLLLPQLKLGWTLACGPDDLVAEALGRLEFLADTYLSVATPVQLALPEILARRHSIQAAARARTAANLAALDRAIARAGEEAAVRRLPSDGGWCAILEVPRTRSEDEWVEILVRDHGVIVHPGYFFDMDREGALVVSLLPPEETFAAAIGRVVSAVAHG, from the coding sequence ATGGCTCGCCCCCCGTTCACTCGCCGCACCGCCTGGGATCGCACCGAGAACCCGCTCTCCGCCCTCATCGCCGTGGCGCGCGCCCAGGGGCGCGACCTCGTGGACCTGACCGAGTCGAACCCGACCCGCTGCCACATCGCGGACACGGCGCCGCTCGTCTCCCTGCTCGGCCACGCCCGCGGCGCCTCCTATGCGCCGCTTCCCCTCGGCCACCCAGCCGCGCGCGAGGCCGTCGCGGCGGCCTTTCGCGAGCGAGGCCTCATGGCCTGCGCCGATCGCGTCGTGCTCAGCGCCAGCACCAGCGAGGCGTATGGCTGGCTATTCAAGCTCCTCTGCGAGCGCGGCGATCGCGTGCTCGTTCCCTCCCCCTCGTATCCGCTCTTCGATTTCCTCGCCCGGCTCGAGGACGTGGAGCTCGTGCCCTATCCTCTCGTCGCGGAGGAGGGGTGGCGCATCGATCTCGGCGCCGTCGAGCGCGCGGCGGACGAGGCAGAAGGCCGCGCGCGGGCCATCGTGCTCGTGCACCCGAACAACCCCACCGGCACTTTCGTCCGGCGCGCCGAGTCGCAGGCGCTCGAGGCCATCGCGGCGGCGCGCGGGATGGCGCTCATCGTCGACGAAGTCTTCGCGGAGTTCCCCCACGGCGCGCTGCCGCCTGACAGGCTGTCGAGCTTCGCCGGTGAGCGCGAGGCGCTCACGTTCGTGCTCGGCGGGCTCTCGAAGAGCTTGCTCTTGCCGCAGCTCAAGCTCGGCTGGACCCTGGCGTGCGGGCCGGACGACCTCGTTGCGGAGGCGCTCGGGAGGCTCGAGTTTCTGGCCGACACCTATCTTTCGGTCGCGACACCCGTGCAGCTCGCGTTGCCGGAGATCCTGGCCCGGCGTCATTCCATTCAGGCCGCGGCGAGGGCGCGCACGGCGGCGAACCTCGCGGCCCTCGATCGCGCCATCGCTCGGGCGGGCGAGGAGGCGGCCGTGCGTCGTTTGCCCTCGGACGGCGGCTGGTGCGCGATCCTCGAGGTGCCGAGGACGCGATCCGAGGACGAATGGGTGGAGATCCTCGTCCGTGATCACGGCGTCATCGTGCATCCGGGATATTTCTTCGACATGGACCGGGAGGGCGCCCTCGTCGTGAGCCTCTTGCCGCCCGAGGAGACCTTCGCGGCGGCGATCGGGCGGGTCGTCTCGGCCGTGGCGCATGGATAG
- a CDS encoding ATP-binding protein — translation MSPEPSPDFVGRDAELAMLEAEHTAERSSFVPIYGRRRVGKSELILRFLKGRPGIYFLGKQAQAGLQIREFLEEAAVVLGEPLLATFPAESWKAALEAVVSRWSGPGKLVLCLDEFQWTVERSPELPSVLQELWDLKWRTSRRVMLILCGSYVGFMEREVRGKKSPLFGRRTAQILLRPFGYREAALFHPGYSIIDRARAYFVCGGIPLYLRCFSPRRSIEANVAAALLTEFAPLHREPDFLLREELREVESYYAILLAMASGARTSRAIAEYTGINDRSLQYYFKQLLELGYIARRYPLTGKAPVARHVRYDLEDPLLRFWFRFVYPNFSYIAQMGPARAMADRIRPGLDAYFGLCFERMCREALPALYAQEGVSSAYEIGEYWDRDVQIDVVGLRDDGFTDLGECRWGPPPSPAALEEELDARVARFPNQRGASIGRRIFVRERPPSRGNAPGWHDLEDLYAEPSAPRAGGKKRRSRRPK, via the coding sequence GTGAGCCCCGAGCCTTCCCCTGATTTCGTCGGTCGCGACGCGGAGCTCGCCATGCTGGAGGCGGAGCACACGGCAGAGAGGTCGTCGTTCGTCCCGATCTACGGCCGGCGGCGCGTGGGGAAGAGCGAGCTCATCCTGCGCTTCCTCAAGGGGCGGCCTGGTATCTATTTCCTCGGCAAGCAGGCCCAGGCCGGCTTGCAGATACGGGAATTCCTCGAGGAGGCAGCGGTGGTCCTCGGCGAGCCGCTGCTCGCCACCTTCCCCGCCGAGAGCTGGAAAGCCGCGCTCGAGGCGGTGGTCTCACGCTGGTCCGGGCCGGGAAAGCTCGTCCTGTGCCTCGACGAGTTTCAATGGACCGTCGAGAGGAGCCCCGAGCTGCCGAGCGTGCTTCAAGAGCTCTGGGACCTCAAATGGCGAACCTCGCGCCGCGTCATGCTGATCCTCTGCGGATCCTACGTCGGCTTCATGGAACGCGAGGTCCGCGGCAAGAAGAGCCCGCTCTTCGGCCGGCGAACCGCCCAGATCCTCCTCCGGCCCTTCGGCTATCGCGAGGCCGCCCTCTTTCACCCCGGCTACTCGATCATCGACCGCGCGCGGGCCTACTTCGTCTGTGGCGGGATTCCCCTCTATCTCCGGTGCTTCTCGCCGCGCCGCTCGATCGAAGCGAACGTGGCGGCCGCGCTGCTCACGGAGTTCGCCCCGCTGCACCGCGAGCCCGATTTCTTGTTGCGCGAGGAGCTGCGCGAGGTCGAGAGCTACTACGCCATCCTGCTCGCCATGGCGTCCGGCGCGCGTACGAGCCGCGCGATCGCCGAATACACGGGCATCAATGATCGCAGCCTTCAGTATTACTTCAAGCAGCTCCTCGAGCTCGGCTATATCGCACGGCGCTATCCGTTGACCGGCAAGGCGCCCGTCGCGCGCCACGTCCGCTACGACCTCGAGGATCCGCTGCTCCGCTTCTGGTTCAGGTTCGTCTACCCGAACTTCAGCTACATCGCCCAGATGGGGCCCGCGCGCGCCATGGCGGACCGCATCCGGCCCGGGCTCGACGCCTACTTCGGCCTTTGCTTCGAAAGAATGTGCCGCGAAGCGCTGCCCGCGCTCTATGCCCAGGAGGGAGTCTCCTCCGCATACGAGATTGGCGAATACTGGGATCGCGACGTGCAAATCGACGTGGTCGGCCTCCGCGACGACGGCTTCACCGATCTCGGCGAGTGCAGGTGGGGCCCTCCGCCCTCCCCCGCCGCGCTCGAGGAGGAGCTCGACGCGAGGGTCGCTCGATTCCCGAACCAGCGCGGAGCTTCGATTGGAAGGCGCATCTTCGTGCGGGAACGCCCGCCCTCGCGCGGGAACGCCCCAGGCTGGCACGACCTCGAAGACCTCTACGCGGAGCCGTCAGCGCCGCGCGCCGGAGGGAAGAAGCGCCGCTCTCGCCGCCCGAAATGA
- a CDS encoding chalcone isomerase family protein, with amino-acid sequence MHLTRRQIPLFLMVVSAMFLFATSLFAEEGEWKHTGTGTRVKTVVFVDVNVYKISHFMKQVPEAKSKRAVIDADVDKKFQWTMLRDVDHEKVVSTLREAFALNGYSDSGKINKFVSAFSAELKENAKVTIAYDAAKKATTVSVGGGGSATVEGAEFMKAVWSIWLGKIDQPKLGDALVSKL; translated from the coding sequence ATGCATCTCACCCGGAGACAGATTCCCCTCTTCCTCATGGTCGTGTCGGCCATGTTTCTCTTCGCCACCTCGCTTTTCGCCGAGGAAGGGGAGTGGAAGCACACGGGCACGGGGACGCGGGTCAAGACCGTCGTTTTCGTCGACGTGAACGTCTACAAGATCTCGCACTTCATGAAGCAGGTCCCGGAGGCGAAGTCGAAGAGGGCGGTCATCGACGCCGACGTCGACAAGAAGTTCCAGTGGACGATGCTTCGCGATGTCGATCACGAGAAGGTCGTCTCGACGCTGAGGGAAGCGTTCGCGCTGAACGGCTACTCGGACAGCGGCAAGATCAACAAATTCGTCTCGGCATTCTCGGCCGAGCTCAAGGAAAACGCCAAGGTCACCATCGCGTACGACGCCGCGAAGAAGGCGACCACGGTGAGCGTGGGCGGCGGCGGGTCGGCGACGGTCGAGGGCGCCGAGTTCATGAAGGCGGTCTGGAGCATCTGGCTGGGCAAGATCGACCAGCCGAAGCTCGGCGACGCGCTCGTCAGCAAGCTCTGA
- a CDS encoding MoaD/ThiS family protein, protein MVTIELYGVARLRAGRAEIEVEARSLAEAFAALGAACPALVPAIVTGERLSPSWLVALNGAQITVDPSTPLEDGDRLVLVSADAGG, encoded by the coding sequence GTGGTGACCATCGAGCTGTACGGCGTCGCCCGCCTGCGCGCAGGCCGCGCCGAGATCGAGGTCGAGGCCCGCTCGCTCGCCGAGGCCTTTGCCGCCCTCGGCGCCGCTTGCCCCGCCCTCGTCCCCGCAATCGTCACGGGCGAACGCCTGTCGCCGAGCTGGCTCGTCGCGTTGAATGGAGCGCAGATCACCGTCGATCCATCCACGCCGCTCGAGGACGGCGACCGGCTCGTCCTGGTTTCCGCCGACGCCGGGGGCTAG
- a CDS encoding flavin-containing monooxygenase, whose protein sequence is MREESEVVIVGAGPSGLSVGACLRARGVPFVMLEREAAVGPAWRRHYDRLHLHTVKQFSSLPRMPWPEGTPTYPSRAEFVAYLEAYAQRFGLVPRFGEDVRSARREGDGFLVRTAEKEYRARSLVVATGLNRVPYVPSWPGQGAFEGTLVHSSAYKNGAAFQGKRALVVGTGNSGAEIALDLWEHGARPTISVRGPVHVVPRDMNGIPSQVTSLFLFSKMPPALADKISLFVLDRVVGDLSRHGFVRPELGPISQVVFQRRIPLIDVGTVELVKQGHIEVAKEVQSFGAREVTFVDGARRPFDLVVLATGYRTGIADVLEGAEGWLDERGYPRHFGAPVPDAPGLYFIGFRNPLTGQIHDIAIEAERIAGFVAKEGRS, encoded by the coding sequence ATGCGCGAGGAGAGCGAGGTCGTCATCGTCGGCGCCGGTCCGTCGGGGCTTTCCGTGGGCGCGTGCTTGCGCGCGCGCGGGGTGCCGTTCGTGATGCTCGAGCGGGAAGCGGCCGTGGGGCCCGCGTGGCGCAGGCATTACGACAGGCTGCACCTCCACACCGTCAAGCAATTCTCGTCGCTGCCGAGGATGCCCTGGCCCGAGGGCACGCCGACCTATCCGTCGCGCGCCGAATTCGTTGCGTATCTCGAGGCGTACGCGCAGCGCTTCGGCCTCGTGCCGCGGTTCGGAGAGGACGTGCGCTCGGCGCGGCGCGAGGGCGACGGGTTTCTGGTGCGCACGGCGGAAAAGGAGTACCGGGCGCGCTCTCTCGTGGTGGCGACGGGCCTGAATCGCGTGCCGTACGTTCCGTCGTGGCCCGGGCAGGGGGCCTTCGAGGGCACGCTCGTGCACAGCTCGGCTTACAAGAATGGCGCTGCATTCCAAGGCAAACGCGCGCTCGTCGTGGGCACCGGAAATTCGGGGGCCGAGATCGCGCTCGATCTCTGGGAGCACGGCGCCAGGCCGACGATATCGGTGCGCGGGCCCGTGCACGTCGTGCCGCGCGACATGAACGGCATTCCCTCGCAGGTCACCTCGCTCTTTCTCTTCTCGAAGATGCCGCCCGCGCTCGCCGACAAGATCTCGCTCTTCGTGCTCGACCGGGTGGTGGGCGATCTGTCGCGCCATGGCTTCGTGAGGCCCGAGCTCGGTCCCATCTCGCAGGTCGTCTTCCAGAGGCGGATCCCGCTCATCGACGTCGGGACGGTCGAGCTCGTCAAGCAAGGGCACATCGAGGTCGCGAAGGAGGTCCAGTCGTTCGGCGCGCGCGAGGTCACGTTCGTCGACGGCGCGCGCCGGCCCTTCGACCTCGTCGTGCTCGCGACGGGCTACCGGACCGGCATCGCCGACGTCCTCGAGGGCGCGGAGGGGTGGCTCGACGAGCGAGGCTATCCGCGCCATTTCGGCGCGCCTGTACCGGATGCGCCTGGCCTCTACTTCATCGGGTTTCGCAATCCGCTCACCGGGCAGATCCACGACATCGCCATCGAGGCGGAGCGCATCGCCGGGTTCGTCGCAAAGGAAGGGAGATCGTGA